In a single window of the Sphingosinicella microcystinivorans genome:
- a CDS encoding amidohydrolase family protein, protein MKRLLSLIALTLAYPAAAETVAIVNGKVATVARAEPIENGTVLIRDGRIAAVGANVAVPADARVVDAAGGWVTPGLFAGYSRVGIVEVDAVSGTNDTRASAAPYAAAIDIVPAVNPLTTAIAVTRIEGVTRAAVMPEAGNDIFGGQGLVLSLGDGAPVTRPQAFQYIVMGEDGARLAGGSRGALFARLADAFAEAAAYARNPAGYGFGRDRGSLLKRADAAALAKVVGGEVPAVVSVNRASDIVNVLALKKTYPRLRLILAGAAEGWTVADRIAAAGVPVLASVAPNLPESFEALAATQSNVGRMIRAGVKVAIVPIGRDLNHQVRLIPQQAGNLVAQGRIPGGVQVSHAEALAALTRNPAEIFGLGGELGTLEPGKRADVVVWSGDPIELASAPTALFIDGRATPLESRQTKLRDRYNPLKQDTMPKQYSR, encoded by the coding sequence ATGAAGCGGCTTCTCTCCCTCATCGCACTGACGCTCGCGTATCCCGCCGCGGCGGAAACCGTCGCCATCGTGAACGGCAAGGTCGCGACCGTCGCCCGCGCCGAGCCGATCGAGAACGGCACCGTCCTCATCCGCGACGGGCGCATCGCCGCTGTCGGCGCGAACGTGGCCGTTCCGGCGGACGCGCGCGTCGTCGACGCGGCGGGCGGCTGGGTGACGCCGGGGCTGTTCGCGGGCTATTCGCGCGTGGGCATCGTCGAGGTCGACGCGGTGTCGGGCACCAACGACACCCGCGCCTCGGCGGCGCCCTACGCGGCGGCGATCGACATCGTGCCCGCCGTCAATCCGCTTACCACCGCCATCGCCGTGACGCGCATCGAGGGCGTGACGCGCGCCGCCGTGATGCCGGAGGCGGGAAACGACATCTTCGGCGGGCAGGGCCTCGTGCTCTCGCTCGGCGACGGCGCGCCGGTCACGCGGCCGCAGGCGTTCCAGTACATCGTGATGGGCGAGGACGGTGCGCGCCTCGCGGGCGGCTCGCGCGGCGCCTTGTTCGCGCGGCTTGCCGATGCGTTCGCCGAGGCCGCGGCCTACGCGCGCAACCCGGCGGGCTACGGCTTCGGCCGCGACCGCGGCTCGCTCCTCAAGAGGGCCGATGCCGCCGCGCTCGCGAAGGTCGTCGGCGGCGAGGTTCCGGCGGTCGTCAGCGTCAACCGCGCCAGCGACATCGTGAATGTGCTCGCGCTTAAAAAGACCTATCCGCGCCTGCGCCTGATCCTCGCGGGCGCGGCGGAAGGCTGGACGGTGGCGGACAGGATCGCGGCGGCGGGCGTGCCGGTGCTGGCGTCGGTCGCGCCGAACCTCCCCGAAAGCTTTGAGGCGCTCGCCGCGACGCAGTCGAACGTCGGGCGCATGATCCGCGCGGGCGTGAAGGTCGCGATCGTGCCGATCGGCCGCGATCTCAACCATCAGGTGCGCCTCATTCCGCAGCAGGCGGGCAACCTCGTCGCGCAGGGCCGGATTCCGGGCGGCGTTCAGGTCAGCCATGCCGAGGCGCTCGCGGCGCTCACGCGCAACCCGGCCGAGATCTTCGGGCTCGGCGGCGAACTCGGCACGCTGGAGCCGGGCAAGCGCGCCGATGTCGTCGTCTGGTCGGGCGATCCGATCGAACTCGCCTCCGCGCCGACCGCGCTGTTCATCGACGGCCGTGCGACGCCGCTCGAATCGCGGCAGACGAAGTTGCGCGACCGCTACAATCCGCTGAAACAGGATACGATGCCCAAACAGTACAGCCGCTAG
- a CDS encoding NnrU family protein, which yields MAGLAIAVALFVLTHFILSHPLRAPLVARLGEKGFLGLYSLVAAATLIWAVLAYRAAPTQQLWVPPLWVLQVGGLLMLIACILFVGSFLAPNPAMVEAGRLLAKGTAPKGVMGITRHPMMWAFGLWAVVHVAATGRLETLILAGGIGILALVGARLQDGKKAAQLGAAWAAYAGSTSYWPLGAQLSGRLGWSRAWPGVLPVAIGLALYVVLVMAHPLVIGKATGAVPWS from the coding sequence ATGGCCGGGCTTGCAATCGCCGTCGCGTTGTTTGTGCTTACCCATTTCATCCTGTCCCACCCGCTCCGAGCGCCGCTCGTCGCAAGGCTCGGCGAGAAGGGCTTCCTCGGCCTCTATTCGCTGGTGGCGGCCGCGACGCTGATCTGGGCGGTGCTCGCCTACCGCGCCGCGCCGACCCAGCAGCTCTGGGTGCCGCCGCTCTGGGTGCTGCAAGTCGGCGGCCTCTTGATGCTGATCGCCTGCATCCTGTTCGTCGGTTCGTTCCTCGCGCCCAATCCGGCGATGGTGGAGGCGGGGAGGCTCCTTGCGAAAGGCACCGCGCCGAAGGGCGTGATGGGTATCACCCGGCATCCGATGATGTGGGCGTTCGGGCTCTGGGCCGTGGTGCACGTCGCCGCGACCGGGCGGCTCGAAACGCTGATCCTCGCGGGCGGCATCGGCATCCTCGCGCTCGTCGGCGCGCGGTTGCAGGACGGCAAGAAAGCCGCCCAGCTCGGCGCGGCGTGGGCGGCCTATGCGGGAAGCACCAGCTACTGGCCGCTCGGCGCGCAGCTTTCGGGACGGCTCGGCTGGTCCCGCGCGTGGCCCGGCGTGCTGCCCGTCGCCATCGGCCTCGCGCTCTATGTCGTCCTCGTCATGGCGCACCCGCTCGTCATCGGCAAAGCGACGGGGGCGGTGCCGTGGAGCTGA
- a CDS encoding SDR family oxidoreductase, with protein MELTGKTVWITGASSGIGAALAEAFAASGANVILSGRRETALADIARRLEGERLVLPFETTDYAALPGIVDRAWAWRGAIDILVNNAGISQRSMALDTDFGVYRQIMEVDFFAPLRLTQFVLPKMVARGQGHFVQIASVAGKIGAPMRTGYCAAKHALVGYSDALRAEVAQHGIGVTVVTPGFVQTNIAENALDGHGNRYGPKDDPTGHGISAAEAADEILAGLRAEKPEIPVGRGLEMQALWLKRLAPRYVFRRVAAMAPKR; from the coding sequence GTGGAGCTGACCGGCAAGACCGTCTGGATCACGGGCGCGTCGTCGGGCATCGGCGCGGCGCTCGCCGAGGCCTTCGCGGCGTCCGGCGCGAACGTCATCCTCTCGGGGCGGCGCGAGACCGCGCTCGCCGACATTGCGCGGCGGCTCGAAGGCGAACGGCTCGTACTGCCGTTCGAGACGACCGACTACGCGGCGCTGCCGGGCATCGTCGACCGGGCGTGGGCGTGGCGCGGCGCCATCGACATCCTCGTCAACAACGCCGGTATCTCGCAGCGCTCGATGGCGCTCGACACGGATTTCGGCGTCTACCGGCAGATCATGGAGGTCGATTTCTTCGCGCCGCTCCGGCTCACCCAGTTCGTGCTGCCGAAGATGGTGGCGCGCGGGCAGGGGCATTTCGTCCAGATCGCCAGCGTCGCGGGCAAGATCGGCGCGCCGATGCGGACCGGCTACTGCGCCGCCAAGCACGCGCTCGTCGGCTATTCGGACGCGCTGCGCGCCGAAGTCGCCCAGCACGGCATCGGCGTCACGGTGGTCACGCCCGGCTTCGTGCAGACGAATATCGCGGAGAACGCGCTCGACGGCCACGGCAACCGCTACGGCCCGAAGGACGACCCGACCGGCCACGGCATCAGCGCTGCCGAAGCGGCGGACGAGATCCTCGCCGGCCTGCGCGCCGAAAAGCCCGAGATTCCCGTCGGCAGGGGTCTCGAGATGCAGGCGCTGTGGCTGAAGCGCCTCGCGCCGCGCTATGTTTTCCGGCGCGTCGCAGCGATGGCGCCGAAGCGCTAG
- a CDS encoding aldo/keto reductase, whose product MKRRNLGTTDVSAIGLGCMGIAGVSGMAAMYGEVDRDEAVRTIHRALEIGVDFLDTAEVYGPYANEEFLGEALKGRRDKAFIATKFGFKIVDGRSRGTDSRPETIRAVCEASLKRLQTDVIDLFYQHRVDPDVPIEEVVGTMADLQRQGKIRFIGLSEAGTATLERAAATHRIDALQSEYSLWERDVETDILPVCRRHGIAFVPYSPLGRGFLTGDVKRAEDYPETDYRRHDPRYQGANFDANMELVAAVKRIADAHGATPAQVALAWLLAQGPDIIPIPGTKKVKRLEENAAAADLALTAADVAALNAAAPVGGTAGERYGSPAMLAMVRR is encoded by the coding sequence ATGAAACGGCGCAACCTCGGCACGACTGACGTTTCCGCGATCGGGCTCGGCTGCATGGGCATCGCCGGGGTTTCCGGCATGGCGGCGATGTACGGCGAGGTGGACAGGGACGAAGCCGTCCGCACCATCCACCGCGCGCTCGAGATCGGCGTCGATTTCCTCGATACCGCCGAGGTCTACGGCCCCTATGCGAACGAGGAGTTCCTCGGCGAGGCCCTCAAGGGCAGGCGCGACAAGGCGTTCATCGCCACCAAGTTCGGCTTCAAAATTGTCGATGGGCGTTCGCGGGGAACGGACAGCCGCCCCGAGACCATCCGCGCCGTCTGCGAGGCGAGCCTGAAACGGCTGCAAACGGACGTGATCGACCTGTTCTACCAGCACCGCGTCGATCCCGACGTGCCGATCGAGGAGGTCGTCGGCACGATGGCGGACCTCCAGCGGCAGGGGAAGATCCGCTTCATCGGCCTGTCCGAGGCGGGCACGGCCACGCTGGAACGCGCCGCCGCGACGCACCGGATCGACGCGCTGCAATCCGAATATTCGCTGTGGGAGCGCGATGTCGAAACCGACATCCTGCCCGTGTGCCGCAGGCACGGCATCGCCTTCGTGCCCTATTCGCCGCTCGGACGCGGCTTCCTCACCGGCGACGTGAAGCGGGCGGAGGACTATCCGGAAACCGACTACCGGCGGCACGACCCGCGCTATCAGGGCGCGAACTTCGACGCCAACATGGAGCTGGTCGCAGCAGTGAAGCGCATCGCCGACGCGCACGGCGCCACGCCCGCGCAGGTCGCACTCGCATGGCTGCTCGCGCAGGGGCCGGACATCATCCCGATCCCCGGCACGAAGAAGGTGAAGCGGCTGGAGGAGAACGCCGCCGCCGCCGATCTGGCGCTGACCGCGGCGGACGTCGCGGCGCTGAACGCCGCCGCGCCGGTGGGCGGCACGGCGGGCGAGCGCTACGGTAGCCCGGCGATGCTCGCGATGGTGCGCCGCTAG
- a CDS encoding alanine/glycine:cation symporter family protein, whose translation MEAMGRFIDRLSAFVFMKVPFFGAQIELVVLALGAAMIFFTLWLGLPQFRGVGIGFQLIRGRHIDDSAPGSVSQFQALSTALSGTIGLGNIGGVAIAIALGGPGAAFWMFVIGFFAMALKAAEVTLGLMYREFTPTGEVLGGPMYTLKNGLARLGLPKTGRGLGALYAVFALGGALPLLQVNQSFSQLTLIAEIDNGPGNGLVYGLFLTLAVGVVIIGGVRSIASVAARLVPLMCLIYLGAGVVILITNAGAIPGALETIVRTAFAPEAVAGGAIGSFVVGMRRAVFSCEAGVGSAVMAHSAARTHHPASEGMVGLIEPLLDTMIICTMTALIIVVTGVYDDGHGDIAMTSAAFGTVASWFPYVLSVAVFLFAFSTLISWGYYGLQAWGYLFGHGRASEIAFKLLYCLLQPIGAVLSPGKVIDLIDSLFFLMVVPNLIGLALLAVPVRREMNGFLAGVKAGTIYGKGIDDETAQPRHD comes from the coding sequence ATCGAGGCAATGGGTCGTTTTATCGACCGGCTTTCCGCCTTCGTGTTCATGAAGGTGCCGTTTTTCGGGGCGCAGATCGAGCTGGTGGTGCTCGCGCTCGGCGCGGCGATGATCTTCTTCACGCTCTGGCTCGGCCTGCCGCAATTCCGCGGCGTCGGCATCGGCTTCCAGCTCATCCGCGGCCGCCACATCGACGACAGCGCGCCCGGCAGCGTCAGCCAGTTCCAGGCGCTGTCGACGGCGCTTTCGGGCACCATCGGCCTCGGCAACATCGGCGGCGTCGCCATCGCCATCGCGCTCGGCGGGCCGGGTGCGGCGTTCTGGATGTTCGTGATCGGCTTCTTCGCGATGGCGCTGAAGGCCGCCGAGGTGACGCTGGGCCTGATGTACCGCGAGTTCACGCCCACGGGCGAGGTGCTCGGCGGGCCGATGTACACGCTGAAGAACGGCCTCGCCCGGCTCGGCCTGCCGAAGACGGGCCGGGGCCTCGGCGCGCTCTACGCCGTCTTCGCGCTCGGCGGCGCGCTGCCGCTCCTGCAGGTGAACCAGAGCTTCAGCCAGCTCACCCTCATCGCGGAAATCGACAACGGACCCGGCAACGGCCTCGTCTACGGGCTGTTCCTCACGCTCGCCGTCGGCGTCGTCATCATCGGCGGCGTCCGCTCCATCGCCAGCGTCGCCGCGCGGCTGGTGCCGCTGATGTGCCTCATCTACCTCGGCGCGGGCGTCGTCATCCTGATCACCAACGCCGGGGCCATCCCCGGCGCGCTCGAAACCATCGTGCGCACGGCCTTCGCGCCCGAGGCCGTGGCGGGCGGCGCCATCGGCAGCTTCGTCGTCGGGATGCGGCGCGCGGTGTTCTCGTGCGAGGCGGGCGTCGGCAGCGCGGTGATGGCGCACAGCGCGGCGCGGACGCATCACCCGGCATCCGAAGGCATGGTCGGGCTGATCGAGCCGCTGCTCGACACCATGATCATCTGCACGATGACCGCGCTCATCATCGTCGTCACCGGCGTCTACGACGACGGCCACGGCGACATCGCCATGACCTCCGCCGCGTTCGGCACGGTGGCGTCGTGGTTCCCCTACGTGCTCTCCGTCGCGGTGTTCCTGTTCGCCTTCTCGACGCTAATCTCGTGGGGCTACTACGGGCTTCAGGCGTGGGGCTACCTGTTCGGCCACGGCCGCGCGAGCGAGATCGCGTTCAAGCTGCTCTACTGCCTGCTGCAACCGATCGGCGCGGTGCTCTCGCCCGGCAAGGTCATCGACCTGATCGACAGCCTGTTCTTCCTGATGGTCGTGCCGAACCTGATCGGGCTTGCGCTGCTGGCCGTTCCCGTGAGACGCGAGATGAACGGCTTCCTTGCCGGCGTGAAGGCCGGCACGATCTACGGAAAGGGCATCGACGATGAAACGGCGCAACCTCGGCACGACTGA